The Maridesulfovibrio sp. genomic sequence GTATGCCGGGGCTGCTTATCTGCTCTGGCTTGGTATCGTTGTACTTTTGTCCGGTGAGTTCTCTTTTGAAGATGAGAGTGCTGATGCCTTTAAGAACACTTCAAACAAAAAACTTTTTTTACAGGGCTTTTGGGTGGCGGCAGGTAATCCCAAGGCAATTGTCTTTTTCAGCGCTTTGTTTCCTCAGTTTATCAGTAGCGGGCAGGCTTCCGTAGAGCATTTTGCGGTGCTTTTGATTCTGCTTACCGCCATCGCCTTTGGGTGTATGATGATTTATGCCTGCGGCGGCGAAAAGGTGAAGGAAATTATTAAGGGAACTGCGGTTTGCAGATATATCAATAAAGTGCTGGGAATAACGTTTGTAGGGTTGGGGGTAAGTCTGGCCTGTTCAAGGCGCTAATTTTCAGGAGAGGGAAGGGATTAAGCCAGCATTCCTTGTACTGTGGCCAGTAAATCTTTTTCGGTGAACGGCTTGACCAGTGCTTCCTTTGCACCAAGTGCCTTGGCCTGTTTCAGGTATTCAAGTCCGGTAAATTCCCCGCCTCCGGATATAACCAGAATGCTGCATTCCGGCTTCTTCTGTTTCAGTTCCATGATGGTTTGAATGCCGTCCATGTTGGGCATGAAAATATCAATTATGACCAGATCCACAACCGAACCTTCAAATAAGGACAAGCCTTCCTCGCCATCCGAAGCGGTGAGGACCTTGACCTCTTCATTTCTGAGGTAATGCTTGAGCAGTTCAAGCATTCTTGCGTCATCGTCAATAATCAGGATCGTTTTCATGTAGATATAAGCCTTTTGGATTTATAGCTGCATAACCTATGACCGATAAAAAGAAAAGACGTGGGATTATTAGCGTTTTTATAAACAGGTTGATTTTACTGGTCCGCCTCCATCGTTGATTCCGGAAGAGTCTCAATTGCCTGAATAACCATTTTTTCCAATTGCGGGTACAATTCTATGGCCTCAGAAATGTGACCTTTTCCTGTTGTTCTTTCCATAGTAAGGCTCACAGATTGCGCTTTTACCGCTCCAACCGCCCCGCATTCACTTTTTAAAGTGTGGGCAGAAGTCGAAGCTTCTTTCAGCGCGTTTTTCTCTAGGGCTGTCTTTATTCCTTCCAAATGCTTGGGCGCTTCTTCCTTGAAAATAGCGATTGCTTCATCAAGCAGTTCGTGATCCTGCGAGAATCTGGCCAGTGCGCTTTTCAGGTCGAAATTTTCCGAATCATCTATTGAAGGCATTTGGTGCTCCGCATGCAAAGGTTGCAGACTTCTGATTGAGTAATTAGAAACTATACTACCGTAAGCCGGAAGCAGCGGCAACATCGTTTTGTATAATGTTAAAAAAAAACGGGAGCATTGGCCCCCGTTTTTTGTCATTTGTCAGTTTATCCTAGTCTTTTTTTTCGAGTTCGGCGTACCATCCTCCGGCCTTTGTCAGCAGGCTCTGAATGCGGCCTACAAGAGCGTGGGGGTCGTTCAGGTAGCCTTCCAGCAGCAGGGCGGATTCAAGTAACTGGTTGGATGAAAGGGCGATAAATTCGTCATCCGGGTTGACCTTGAAGATTTCCAGCATGGAGCGCAGCAGCGGATGGTCGGCATTCACTTCCATGGTTTTAGTGGGTATGGAGCTGTCCTTGTTCATGGCTTTCATCAGCTTTTCCATGGAAGATGTCATGGCTCCGTCCGGGTTGACCAGACGGCAGGGAGAATCGGAAAGGCGTTCGGAAATTTTTACTTCCGCGACCTGTTCTCCGAGGACTTCCTTCATCTTGGCGATGAGTGCGTCCATGTCTTTTTCCTGCTCTTCGGAAAGCGGTTCCGGCTCGTCTTCTTTTTTTGCAGATTCAAATTTGTCCAGCTTTTCAAGGTCGGCGTACTCGGCGGCTACGAAGTCGAAACCCTCATGTTCACGGATTGATTCCATAACGAATTCGTCGATGGGTTCGTAGAGATAGAGTACCTCGATATCTTTGTTGCGGAAAATTTCGAGGTGCGGGTTAAGGTTTGCTGCTTCACGGCTGGCAACAAAAGAGTAGTAGATTTCCTTCTGGTCTTCCTTGGCCCGCTCAATGTAATCGGCAAAAGATACAAGGGTGTTTTCTTCGGCCTTGGACGAATCAAAGCGGAGCAGTTTGGCGTATTTGTCGCGGTTAACGAAATCCATATGTCCGGCTTTGAATATCTTGGAGTGGGCTTTCCAGAACTTTGCGTATTTTTCCGCATCGTCTTTGGAAAGTTTTTCCAACTGGCCGAGGATCTGCTTGGTCAGGGTCGCGCTGATCTTGCCGATGAGCAGGTTGTCCTGCAGGGTTTCGCGGGAGATATTCAGGGGAAGGTCTTCGGTATCGACCACACCTTTGATGAAGCTCAGATATTCGGGAAGCAGGTTCTTGTTCTGCTTTTCAATGAGCACGCGGCGTACATAGAGGTCCAGTCCCCAATTGTCGCGGTCCATGCCGAAGATGTCGAGATCTTTTTCCGGAATGAAGAGCAGGGAGTTGAACTGAACCGGAGCATCAACGGAAAAGTGCAGGGTATCGATGGGGGGCTGCACATCGTAGGTCAGGAATTTGTAGAATTCCTCGTACTGCTCTTGTTTGATCTGGAATTTTGGTTCACGCCAGAGAGCGGAAACTGTGTTGACGCGTTCGCCGCCGATCATGATCGGGAAGGAAACGAAATTGGAGTGGCGTTTAACTATGTCTCTCAGTTTGTCCTCGGAACCGAAACGTTCGGCATTGTCTTCATTGAGCTGAATTTCAATGATGGTCCCGTGATCCATTTCCGGCTCTATTTCAGTCAGCTCGTAAGCATTTTTGCCGTCAGAAACCCACTGGATTGCGGGTTCGTCTTTCAGGTAGGATTTGGTACGCACTACAACGTGGTCGGAAACCATGAAAATGGAGTAGAAGCCGACACCGAAACGGCCGATGAGAGAATCGAGGCTATCTTTGGATTCTGCAGCCTGCTTGACGAATTCTGCGGAACCGGAATGGGCGATGGTACCGATATTGGCCATGACTTCTTCACGGGTCATGCCGATACCTGTATCAGTCACGGTTACGGTCTTTTTTTCCTCATCGTAAGCTATGAGAATCTCGGGGTCCACGTCATCATCCAGCTCGGGATTGCTGTTAATGGCGAAACGCATTTTATCGAGGGCGTCAGATGCGTTGGAAACCAACTCGCGCAGGAAAATTTCGCGGTTGGTGTAGAGGGAGTGGACCAGAATGTCCAACAGTTGGTTTACTTCAGCCTTGAATTCGAATTTTTCTGTCTGTGCAGTCATTTGATTCCTCCGTAAACATAAAATTCCTTCCGGCTATGCGAGACAGCCGGAAGGTTCTTGATTGTATTTTGGGATGTTCCTTCTGGAACGAAAAAGGCAAGGATTACTTAGTAATGTTTTTCAGCTTGTCAAGGAGGAATTTTTCCATTTCACGGCGGTCTTTGCGCAAGCGGACCAACTCAGCCTCCATGATGGAAAGTTTTTCCTTGAGCTGGTCATTTTCATTTCGTAAACCCTCGATACTTTCATTCTGGGCATTAAGGTCCGCTGTGGCTTTGTCCATGCAGGCTTTTACGTCTTCAGTTACCGCTCCGGCGGGCATGCAGGAGAGCATTCCTTTCAGGCCTTCATTGATAGACTTGGCTATTTCTGTTCCCATTGCTGCTGCCAGTTGGATGGCCGGTTCAAGGTTGGCCTGCTGTATCTGGACCGGGGCTACCGGTGTAGCTGGTTGATGATTTTGCGGGTCAAGAGCTACATTTACGGGGTATTTTCGGGACAATTTAGCCATGACATCTTCAGCCGTATGCCCCTGCTTAAGCATGGACGCGATAATTTTAAAAATTTCAACTGCTTCGGATTTGAACCTTTTCTGCCTGTTGCGGCCTGTGCTGGGCAGATACTGGGCGAAACGGTTTTTCCAGTAATGAAGAGTTGATTCGGGGACTTCCAGCAACCGGGAAATTTCCGCAATGGAGAGAAGTTTTTTGTCTGGCACGGCATGCTCCGCATTGGGGTTCATTGAAAATTGAAACTTTTCTGATGATTAATTTTTTTTAATTTTTAATGCAACCCAAGTCAATAAACTATCAGATTATTACAAAAATGTTGCTTTTCGAACATATTTGTGTTCACTTCCGATCAGAAAACCCTATTGATTCCTTTCAAAGAATGGAGTAGGCGGTCACCAGACAGGTCTTAAAAGACTGGACCGAAAGAGAAATCAATTGCGATTTTCGTTTTTCGAACGGTCTTTGAAAATCGGTCCCGGGTTGTACCATAATTGTATCTTAATCATGTTTTTAGTTTTTACGGATTATGGTATTAGGTTTTGGAGTATGAATCCAGTAAGCAGCGGAGTCCTCTTTTGAGTTCGGAAACTATTTTACTTTTTGATGTAGGGAACACCAATACAAAAATCGGTTTTTCCACCCGTGATAAAATCGGGCCTTCATTCACCCTGCCGACTGATCCCGGCGGCACTGCTGATTCATGGGGGCTGAAGCTGCTCGAAATATGCCGTGTGGCCGGTTTTTCCCATGAGGATATCCTCGGCGGGGCCGTATCCTCGGTTGTTCCGCCCATGAATCCGATCCTGAAGCGGGCCGTGGAAAGGTTCTTTCCCTGCGAACTGCGCTTTGCTCCGGATACCATCCCGCTATCCCTTAACAACAGGTACGAAAGGCCTTGGGAAGTTGGCGCGGACAGGTTGGTCACCGCTTTTGCCGGCCGCCAGATCAGCGACAGTGAGAAACTCATAGTAGTTGATTTCGGCACAGCTACCACTTTCGACTGCGTGGTGGGCATGGATTACATGGGCGGGCTGATCTGCCCCGGAGTGCTTTCGTCCACAAAGGCGCTGGCATCCGGTACTGCGAAGCTGCCGCATATTTCTTTGGAGCTTGAGTCCGAGACCATCAGGCCGGGCAAGTCTACCACCGACAGCCTTAATCAGGGGCTGATTTTCGGGTTCGCAGCCATGGTCGAAGGATTGAGCGAACGCTTGAGCAAGACCCTCGGCGGTGAGGTCGAGCTTATCGCTACCGGTGGTTTTGCCTCCAAGATAGATGAAGTCTGCCGGGCCATTGACCGTGTGGAACCGACGCTCCTGTTGGACGGGTTGCGCATGGCTTGGTTTGGCAGTGAAAAATAGTTTAGTGTAGGTTTTTTGACCGGGAATGTGCCCGGTAGTTCAGTAACCGGAAAGTGTTGATTTATTTTTAAGGAGTATTGTTATGAGCACTATTACCGCAGTATGGGCAAGAGAAATTCTTGATTCCAGAGGTAACCCCACCGTAGAAGTAGAAGTAGTTCTCGAATCCGGGGCTACCGGCCGTGCAGCTGTTCCCTCCGGAGCATCCACCGGTACCCGTGAAGCCCTTGAACTGCGTGACGGCGACAAAGACCGTTACAAAGGTAAAGGTGTACAGGTTGCTGTTGCCAACGTTCGTGAAGAAATCGCTGAAGCTCTGGTTGGTCAGGATGCCCTGCGTCAGGTTACCATCGATAATATCCTTATCGAACTCGACGGAACCGAAAACAAGGAACGACTCGGTGCCAACGCAATGCTCGGCGTTTCCATGGCTGTTGCCCGCGCTGGTGCAAATCTGCTCGGCATTCCCCTTTACCAGTATCTCGGCGGCGTAAACGGTAAGCTTCTGCCCGTTCCCATGATGAATATCATCAATGGTGGTGAGCATGCTCCCAACAACCTCGATATTCAGGAATTCATGATTATGCCCATCGGCGCTGAGACTTTTGCTGAAGCTCTGCGCATGGGTGCTGAAATTTTCCATACTCTCAAAGGCCTGCTGGCTGCAGACGGTCACAACACCGCAGTTGGTGACGAAGGTGGCTTCGCGCCTAACCTCGAGTCCCACGCACAGGCTTTCGAATACATCATGAAGGCTATTGAAGCCGCAGGCTACCGCCCCGGTGCTGACGTAGCTCTCGCTATCGATGCTGCTGCTTCCGAATTCTACAAAGACGGCAAGTACGTACTGGCCGGTGAAAACAAGGAATTCGACGCTCAGGGTATGATCGATTTCTACTCTGATTTCGTAGAGCGTTTCCCGCTCATCTCCATTGAAGACGGCCTTGCAGAAGGCGACTGGGACGGCTGGGAAAAGATGACTGCAGATCTGGGTGAAAAAATCCAGCTCGTTGGTGACGACCTCTTCGTAACCAACCCCGATATTCTTGCTGAAGGTATCGAGCGCGGCGCTTGCAACTCCATTCTGATCAAGCTGAACCAGATCGGAACCCTGACCGAAACCCTCGACACCATGGAACTTGCCAAGACCGCCGGTTACACCAACGTTGTATCCCACCGTTCCGGTGAAACCAGCGACCATTTTATCGCCGACCTCGCAGTAGGTCTGAACGCAGGACAGATCAAGACCGGCTCCCTGTGCCGCTCCGACCGTCTTGCCAAGTACAACCAGCTGCTGCGCATTGAAGAAGATCTCGATGATGATGGAATCTACTACGGTCCCGCTCTGAAGGAAGCTTTTTTCGGCGAAGACTAGGAGAAAGTCTGATTGTTTGGTTTATTGCAGGGCTGCGGAGTTATCTTCGCAGCCCTTTTTATGTATATGGCAGGTAGTTGTTGTGTCGGTGAGGGAATAGGATATTGTCTTCTTGCCAGTGGGAGAAAATTACAATATGGCTTTTTCACCCACAGGCCAAAAACAGCGGAGAAATTTCAATGCAGATTTTGAATGGTAAAGAAACAGCCCTTACTATTCGTGAAGAGCTGAAAGTAGAGATAGACGGACTCAAGGACAAACACGGTAGAGCGCCCGGTCTGGCCGTTATTCTGGTCGGCGAGGACCCCGCTTCTCAGGTATACGTGCGCAACAAGGAAATTGCCTGCGAAAAAGCTGGTATTGTTTCCTCTGCCCATCGTATTGATGCGTCCGTTTCTCAGGAAGAGCTTGAAGCCCTGATCCAGAAGCTCAATGCAGACGACACCATCGACGGTATTCTTTTGCAACTGCCCCTGCCCAAGGGACTGGACAGCCAGCGCTGTCTCGAACTCATCGATCCCGGTAAGGATGTAGACGGTTTCCACCCCATGAACGTAGGCAAGCTCATGCTCGGCCTGCCCGGTTTCCGGTCCTGCACTCCCGCAGGCATCATGACCCTGCTGGAACGCTACAACCTGCCCACCTCAGGCAAAAAAGCCGTGGTCGTAGGACGTTCCAACATCGTAGGCAAGCCCCTTGCCATGATGCTCATGCAGTACGGTGATTTCGCAAACGCCACCGTAACCGTCTGCCATTCCCGCACTGACAACCTCGCCGAGGAAGTCAAAGGCGCAGATTTCGTTTTCGCCGCCATCGGCATTCCCAAGTTCATCAAGAAAGAGATGGTCAAAGACGGCGCAGTTGTAGTTGACGTAGGCATCAACCGCACTGACGAAGGTCTGGTCGGTGACTGCGACTACGCAGCACTGGAAGGCGTAGCGTCCGCTATGACTCCCGTTCCCGGCGGAGTAGGTCCCATGACTATTGCGCAGCTTTTGATCAACACCGTACAGGCTTATAAGGAGCATGTAGGGGCTTAATAAGCTGCAGGTGAATAAGTTTTCCAAAATTAACGGGCCGTTGTTCTTTTACAGCGGCCCGTTAATTTTGGTCTCGTAAGCACTATGTTTAAATATGATGGTTTATTAGTAAATTGTTGGTGGGATGGGTGTTGTTCTAATTTTGTCTTTTGAGTTGTAAAAAAAGTCAACAATTGTCACTATTTTGGGCTCTAGGAGCTTGCCTATAGATACTAGGTCGGTAGCGGTTTTTTTATGCCAGTTATTAGGCAGCAAAGCTGATGTAAGTTTATTTTTGTTTTTTTCTAGCTTTTTTGAATAAAAGTTTAGGAAGGAATCTTCTATGAGATACAGCCTATAGTCTTGATTTAGGCGAGGGAGTTTTTCGTCATGTAGTGTTTCGTGTATCATCGAATATAGAGTTATATTTTGTTTTCCCTTAAATAATATTTCAGCTGTTGCTTGCATAAATTTCATTGACACGCCCATAAGTAGCTTTGTCCTAAGGCTATCGAGTACAAGGTTTGCATTTTGCTCATCTTGTTTCTGTATCGTTTGTTTTTGTAATTTAGCTTTTTGGGCAAGCTCTTTAAGTTTAGAACTGATAGCGTTTTTTTCATTTATTAAGTAGTTAATATCGTCTTTAAGTTTTGCCTTGTCTTCAGTGAGTTGTTTGTTCTCATAGATTGGTATGACTGTATAAAAATATCCACCTATAACAACAGCAGCCATTAAAATTTGAAAAACTATATTGATTCTAGAAAGATATCTGTCAATCGTATGTTTCATCTGCTTCTCCTATATGAAGTTTATGATAATATATATCAAGGTTGAAAGTCGGTGTGAAGTATTAATCGTTACTTCCCTCGAAACCGCGAGAAAGGGGAATCCTATCTTGTTTTCTTAGAACCCCAAAATTGTTCCCAGAGAATAATATTTTTTATTCTACTAGAATTATTCCAACAGAATATTTTTTGATGCTCTACTGGAATAATTTAATCCTATCCCATTGCCTTTCCCATATATTTTAAAACCAATTCTTCCCCCTATCCCCCACCAGACAATTTCAGTATAAAGTCGGAATAAATTTACCCCAGCCCAGATTAAATAACGGATACCCACATGAAAGGACTCACTGAACTTCTGACCTGTATTCAGGAAATTTCCGGCGGCAATTATTCCAATGACATTATGGATCTGACTACGGATAAATATGATCCTTATGTGCGGGAACTGGCGGAGTCAGTAGGTTTGATGATGGTTCGTATTGAGGCGAGGGAGTTTGCCCTTGAGCAGGCCAATGATGAACTCAGGTGCAATATTGTGGCGACCATCAAGGCCGTGGCAAGGGGGTTGAGCCTGCGCGACCCGTATACCCGCGGGCATGCGGAGCGGGTGGGGAATTATTGTGAACGGCTGGCGCGGCGCATGGGACTGCCGGATGACGAAATATGGACCGTGCATGTGGCCGGAACCCTGCATGATATAGGCAAGATCGGGTTCAGTGATCGTTTGATTCAGAATGTGGATACCAAAGTTGACGCGGATATGCTGGCGGAGATCAAGCAGCACCCGGAATGGGGTTTCAGGATGCTGCGCGGGCTGGAATTTCTCGGTCCTGCGTTGGATTATGTGCGTTCACATCATGAGCGGCTGGATGGCACCGGATACCCCAATGGTCTGCAGGGTGATGAAATCAAGACCGGATCGCGCATTCTGTCCATTGCCGATGTTTTTGACGCGGTAACCACTACCCGCAGTTATCAGGAAGCCATGGATCTTGATAAGGCTTTCTCCATCCTGCGCAAGCTTGCAGGGCCTGCCCTTGACCCTGAGTTGGTTGAGCTTTTCATCGCTGATATCAAAGAAAAAGGTCTTGAGGATGTGGAAGAAAATTTTATGACCTGTGCAATGGGAAATAGCCTTTCTGAAAAGATATAAAAAATAGTTGAGAATTCTTCCTAATAAGCTTGCCTTCTTTTTATAAGTGCTTATTATTTTACTTCGCGTTAAGCATATCTTAACAATCGTATAGCACAGTGAAGACCTAATAAAAGGTTTTGATTTGCCTCTTCCCGAGGCTTACTCCTCCGGAATGTTGCCTTTTAGGCCATTTTAAATCTATTTTTCTGTAGATTTGTAGCTTTTTTAAACTCTTTTTACGAAGATGGTTTAAGGCGCCGGAGGTAAATTTTAATAAACTAAAAGCGCTAAGCGCATCAAATCAGCCTCTTATCATGAATACAAAAACTATACATATCGAAGGTGCGCGTCAGCACAACCTCAAGAATTTGAACCTTGATATCCCGCGTGATCAGCTTGTGGTGGTCTGCGGTCCTTCGGGGTCCGGTAAATCCACATTGTCCTTCGACATTGTTTATGCCGAGGGCCAGCGACGTTATGTGGAATCCCTTTCCGCCTACGCCCGTCAGTTTCTGCCGCAGTTGGACAAGCCGAAAGTGGATAAGATTGAGGGCTTGTCCCCGGCGATTTCTCTGGAACAGCAATCAACATCACGCAACCCGCGTTCGACCGTGGGTACGGTGACTGAAATTTACGACTTTTTGCGTGTATTCTTTGCTCGGCTGGGCAAATTCCATTGCCCGGAATGCGGCATTCCCATCGCGGCTCAGACTTCGGACGAAATTCTGGAACGGATCATGGGGTTGGGCGAAGGAACCAAATTCATGCTGCTGGCCCCCATGGTGGATCACCAGAAAGGAACCCATAAAGATCTGTTTAAAAAATTGAAAAAAGAAGGTTTCGTGCGTGTGCGCGTGGACGGACAGGTCTATGGAATTGATGATGTGCCGGACCTTGAGAAGAATAAGAAACACAACATTGATCTGGTTGTGGACCGCCTTGTAATCAAAGGCGACATGAAAAAGCGACTGGGCGATTCCCTGGAACTTGCTTTGCGCTACGGTGATGAATCCATCGTAGTTTCCATTATAGGTGGTGAAGATGTTTATCTCTCAACCATGTCCACCTGCCCCTCATGCAAGATCAGTATGCCCAAACTTTCCCCGCAGCTGTTTTCGTTCAACAGTCCGCAGGGGGCCTGTACGCTTTGTTCCGGCATCGGCAGTGTGGAATATTACGAACCTGAACTGCTGGCCCCTAACAAAGGGCTTTCCCTCAAGGCCGGGGCGGTCATCCCGTGGAAATCTCCGAAAATGTTTGAGCGCTATGAGGCTGATTTTCGTGCATTGGGCAAAGAATACGGTTTCAAGGTCGATACTCCGCTCAGTGACTTTTCTGAAGCCGCGCACAAGGCTTTGTTCTACGGCGATAAAAAAATTGGTTGGGAAGGAGTGGTTGACCTGCTCGAAGTCGGACACAACCTCGGGCGTATCTGGCGTGATGAACTTTCCAGATTCCGTCAGTCAAGACCGTGTCCTGCGTGTGAGGGGGCGAGACTTCGCCCTGAATCCCTTGCTGTCAAAGTAGAGGGCGTATCAATTTTTGATTTCTGTTCCATGTCCATCAAGCGGGCACTGGACTGGCTGCAGGAACTTGAGTTTTCAGGTCATGAGATGCTCATTGCCGAACCGCTTTTGAAGGAATTGACCCACCGTCTCGGTTTTATGGTCAATGTAGGGCTTGATTACCTGAACCTTGGCCGGAACATGGCGACACTTTCCGGCGGAGAGGCTCAGCGCATCAGGCTGGCTGGGCAGCTCGGTTCCGGGCTGGTGGGGGTCACTTACGTGCTTGATGAACCTTCCATAGGTCTGCATCCGCGCGATAACGAGCGGCTGATCAAGACCCTGCGTTCTTTGCAGGCCCGAGGTAACACCGTATTGGTTGTGGAACATGATGAATCCACCATTCGCAACGCCGACCACGTGATTGAGATTGGTCCCGGTTCGGGCATGCTTGGCGGGGAGATTGTTTTTCAGGGCAGTGTGAAAAAGCTGCTTGATAAAGCTCAGACCCTGACCGCCAAGTACCTGCGCGGGGAGCTGGCTCTGGACAAACCCGAAGAGCGGCGTATTCCCAAGGACTGGATCAGGATGAAGGGGGTTAAGACCAATAACCTTAAAAATCTTGATGTGGATATTCCGCTTGGTGTGCTTTGTTGTTTTACCGGGGTTTCCGGCTCGGGCAAAAGTTCGCTGGTAGTGGATTCCCTGTACAAGCACATAGCTTTGTCCCGCGGGGTGAAAGTCGACCAGCCGGGCCGTATTTCCGGTATTGAAGGCATTGAAAAAGTGGAGAAGATTATTTCCATCGATCAGTCGCCTATCGGCAGGACTCCACGCTCCAATCCGGCTACCTATACCAAGATTTTTGATGAAATACGCAAGATTTTCTGCGCTACCAAGGAAGCAAAAAAACGTGGCTACAAGCCCGGACGTTTCAGTTTTAACG encodes the following:
- a CDS encoding MerR family transcriptional regulator is translated as MPDKKLLSIAEISRLLEVPESTLHYWKNRFAQYLPSTGRNRQKRFKSEAVEIFKIIASMLKQGHTAEDVMAKLSRKYPVNVALDPQNHQPATPVAPVQIQQANLEPAIQLAAAMGTEIAKSINEGLKGMLSCMPAGAVTEDVKACMDKATADLNAQNESIEGLRNENDQLKEKLSIMEAELVRLRKDRREMEKFLLDKLKNITK
- a CDS encoding HD domain-containing phosphohydrolase, whose translation is MKGLTELLTCIQEISGGNYSNDIMDLTTDKYDPYVRELAESVGLMMVRIEAREFALEQANDELRCNIVATIKAVARGLSLRDPYTRGHAERVGNYCERLARRMGLPDDEIWTVHVAGTLHDIGKIGFSDRLIQNVDTKVDADMLAEIKQHPEWGFRMLRGLEFLGPALDYVRSHHERLDGTGYPNGLQGDEIKTGSRILSIADVFDAVTTTRSYQEAMDLDKAFSILRKLAGPALDPELVELFIADIKEKGLEDVEENFMTCAMGNSLSEKI
- a CDS encoding Hpt domain-containing protein yields the protein MPSIDDSENFDLKSALARFSQDHELLDEAIAIFKEEAPKHLEGIKTALEKNALKEASTSAHTLKSECGAVGAVKAQSVSLTMERTTGKGHISEAIELYPQLEKMVIQAIETLPESTMEADQ
- a CDS encoding response regulator, producing the protein MKTILIIDDDARMLELLKHYLRNEEVKVLTASDGEEGLSLFEGSVVDLVIIDIFMPNMDGIQTIMELKQKKPECSILVISGGGEFTGLEYLKQAKALGAKEALVKPFTEKDLLATVQGMLA
- a CDS encoding type III pantothenate kinase gives rise to the protein MSSETILLFDVGNTNTKIGFSTRDKIGPSFTLPTDPGGTADSWGLKLLEICRVAGFSHEDILGGAVSSVVPPMNPILKRAVERFFPCELRFAPDTIPLSLNNRYERPWEVGADRLVTAFAGRQISDSEKLIVVDFGTATTFDCVVGMDYMGGLICPGVLSSTKALASGTAKLPHISLELESETIRPGKSTTDSLNQGLIFGFAAMVEGLSERLSKTLGGEVELIATGGFASKIDEVCRAIDRVEPTLLLDGLRMAWFGSEK
- a CDS encoding LysE family translocator; protein product: MSIEFWSVYIMTVFLASIIPGPSMILALSHGIKFGAKRAIYTALGNSVASFLQAVVSIAGLGALLAASETAFMVVKYAGAAYLLWLGIVVLLSGEFSFEDESADAFKNTSNKKLFLQGFWVAAGNPKAIVFFSALFPQFISSGQASVEHFAVLLILLTAIAFGCMMIYACGGEKVKEIIKGTAVCRYINKVLGITFVGLGVSLACSRR
- the htpG gene encoding molecular chaperone HtpG, with the translated sequence MTAQTEKFEFKAEVNQLLDILVHSLYTNREIFLRELVSNASDALDKMRFAINSNPELDDDVDPEILIAYDEEKKTVTVTDTGIGMTREEVMANIGTIAHSGSAEFVKQAAESKDSLDSLIGRFGVGFYSIFMVSDHVVVRTKSYLKDEPAIQWVSDGKNAYELTEIEPEMDHGTIIEIQLNEDNAERFGSEDKLRDIVKRHSNFVSFPIMIGGERVNTVSALWREPKFQIKQEQYEEFYKFLTYDVQPPIDTLHFSVDAPVQFNSLLFIPEKDLDIFGMDRDNWGLDLYVRRVLIEKQNKNLLPEYLSFIKGVVDTEDLPLNISRETLQDNLLIGKISATLTKQILGQLEKLSKDDAEKYAKFWKAHSKIFKAGHMDFVNRDKYAKLLRFDSSKAEENTLVSFADYIERAKEDQKEIYYSFVASREAANLNPHLEIFRNKDIEVLYLYEPIDEFVMESIREHEGFDFVAAEYADLEKLDKFESAKKEDEPEPLSEEQEKDMDALIAKMKEVLGEQVAEVKISERLSDSPCRLVNPDGAMTSSMEKLMKAMNKDSSIPTKTMEVNADHPLLRSMLEIFKVNPDDEFIALSSNQLLESALLLEGYLNDPHALVGRIQSLLTKAGGWYAELEKKD
- the eno gene encoding phosphopyruvate hydratase; translation: MSTITAVWAREILDSRGNPTVEVEVVLESGATGRAAVPSGASTGTREALELRDGDKDRYKGKGVQVAVANVREEIAEALVGQDALRQVTIDNILIELDGTENKERLGANAMLGVSMAVARAGANLLGIPLYQYLGGVNGKLLPVPMMNIINGGEHAPNNLDIQEFMIMPIGAETFAEALRMGAEIFHTLKGLLAADGHNTAVGDEGGFAPNLESHAQAFEYIMKAIEAAGYRPGADVALAIDAAASEFYKDGKYVLAGENKEFDAQGMIDFYSDFVERFPLISIEDGLAEGDWDGWEKMTADLGEKIQLVGDDLFVTNPDILAEGIERGACNSILIKLNQIGTLTETLDTMELAKTAGYTNVVSHRSGETSDHFIADLAVGLNAGQIKTGSLCRSDRLAKYNQLLRIEEDLDDDGIYYGPALKEAFFGED
- the folD gene encoding bifunctional methylenetetrahydrofolate dehydrogenase/methenyltetrahydrofolate cyclohydrolase FolD, producing the protein MQILNGKETALTIREELKVEIDGLKDKHGRAPGLAVILVGEDPASQVYVRNKEIACEKAGIVSSAHRIDASVSQEELEALIQKLNADDTIDGILLQLPLPKGLDSQRCLELIDPGKDVDGFHPMNVGKLMLGLPGFRSCTPAGIMTLLERYNLPTSGKKAVVVGRSNIVGKPLAMMLMQYGDFANATVTVCHSRTDNLAEEVKGADFVFAAIGIPKFIKKEMVKDGAVVVDVGINRTDEGLVGDCDYAALEGVASAMTPVPGGVGPMTIAQLLINTVQAYKEHVGA